The following are encoded together in the Streptomyces tsukubensis genome:
- a CDS encoding Crp/Fnr family transcriptional regulator, whose protein sequence is MLSDEAWRELLGQGTTRTFRERSVMLRQGAAGTHLLALTGGLAKVVCREPGGAMTWLAFRGPGDLLGEVSVFNGTPRTAEVVSLTPCTAVVLEAERFRWFVEQRGLVMDLMRQALSRLRESDAHRAELLTLPVVVRLARALLRLVELTTSGAESDVVRLTGLSQEEIAQAIGVTRNAAITGLQRLRESGAVETARRAIVIKDMKVLRDWATSAT, encoded by the coding sequence GTGCTGTCGGACGAGGCATGGCGTGAGCTGCTGGGGCAGGGAACCACCCGTACTTTTCGCGAGCGCAGCGTGATGCTGAGGCAGGGCGCCGCGGGAACGCATCTGCTCGCTCTCACCGGCGGCCTGGCCAAGGTCGTGTGCCGGGAGCCGGGCGGAGCCATGACCTGGCTGGCCTTCCGAGGGCCCGGCGATCTGCTGGGTGAGGTGTCCGTCTTCAACGGCACCCCGCGCACAGCGGAAGTGGTCTCGCTCACCCCCTGCACGGCCGTCGTACTGGAAGCGGAGAGGTTCCGCTGGTTCGTCGAACAGCGCGGACTTGTCATGGACTTGATGCGCCAGGCCCTCTCCCGACTGCGCGAGTCCGACGCACACCGCGCCGAACTGCTGACCCTGCCAGTGGTCGTACGGTTGGCGCGGGCGCTACTGCGTCTGGTCGAACTCACCACGTCCGGGGCCGAGTCCGATGTCGTGAGACTGACCGGCCTGAGCCAGGAGGAGATCGCACAGGCGATCGGTGTGACCCGCAACGCCGCCATCACAGGACTGCAACGGCTACGGGAATCCGGCGCGGTCGAGACGGCCCGCCGGGCGATCGTCATCAAGGACATGAAGGTGCTGCGCGACTGGGCGACGAGCGCCACGTGA